TTGTAGAAGAAGAGAACTGACCAGCCTGGATTTCGCCTAGCTGAGCCTCTACTCCATCAACACGTGCTTGAATAACTTCAGAACTTAGATCTGAGTCGTTGGATACCGCAGTAACGTCGGCATTTGCAGCTAAAGGTGCCATCAGGCCCAAAGCAGCAGGAGCTACCAGCAAACGCTGAAAAAGCTTCATTGTGTCCTCACACAAAATATGTCTTTAATATAATAATGTATTCATTAAGACATTCCAGAGCACTAACTCTTGCAAGTATCTTTTTATACATAGGAGTATATTATTGGAACTAATTGTTATTAGAAAAACTTGATTTATTAAGGTAGGTTAACAATTAATTAGAACAAAGAGGGAACCCAAGGACTTCTCTTTCCTGTACCCAAGCTTCAGCGACCTTACGAGCCAAAGATCGGATTCTTGCAATAATCTTAGTTCTCTCCGTAACAGATATGACCCCTCTAGCTTCTAATAAATTAAATGTATGACTACATTTCAATACATAATCAAGAGAGGGAGAAGGAAGTTTTTTAGTTATCAATTGATGAGCTTCTTCTTCATAAATTTCAAAAAGCTTCCTTAAATTATCCGAATTAGATTCTTCAAAATTATATTTACATTGACCTTTTTCAAAAGGGAGCCAGATCTGACCATATTTAGTCATTTTGTTCCATGAAAGATCCCAAATACTTTCAACATTTTGCAAATACATCGCCAATCTTTCTAGGCCATAAGTGATCTCAATCGAGACAGGCTTGCAATCAAGTCCACCACATTGTTGAAAATAAGTAAATTGTGTAACTTCCATGCCATCAAGCCAAACCTCCCATCCCACGCCCCAGGCACCTAAAGTAGGAGATTCCCAATTGTCCTCAACGAATCTAATATCGTGATCCTTAGCTGAAATCCCTAATACATCAAGAGAAGACAGATAAATTTCTTGGATGCCATCCAAAGAAGGTTTAATAAGAACTTGATATTGAAAATAATGCTGAGCTCTATTTGGATTGTCTCCATACCTGCCATCTGTCGGTCTCCTGCAAGGCTCTGGATAAGCTACAGCCCAAGGTTCAGGACCAATCGCTCTCAAAAAAGAATGAGGACTCATTGTCCCCGCACCCTTCTCTAAGTCGTAAGGTTGTAGCAGCAAGCAACCTTTATCACTCCAGAATTTATTGAGACTTGAAATTATGTCTTGGAAATACATATATAGTGAATTATCTAGTTAATTTAAGTTTTAGAATTAATAAATTCATCTATTAAATATACACTTAAATAACAAGTTTATAAGAAAAAACAGAATATGGAAATATTTAAATGATTTTAATATTTTAAATATATCAATTAGGCAAATAAGACAGATTTCCTGCTATTGAAATTCTTGGTTCATCTGTTTTGTAAAAAGGATAAACACAATGTCTTAATTTAGCAGGAAAGAAAACCATATAACCTTCAAATTTTGAAGACAATGTATATCTGTAATTCGCTATTGATCCTAAAGTATCATCATATTCAAATTCAAAACAACCTGCCTTTATACTTTTATCTTTAATCTCACTATATTGGGGCAATTTCTTTTGATCCTCCCAGTCATATGGAATCTTCAACCAAATGGCGAACGAATATACACCAGAATGATTATGATAGGGATTAAATTCTGTTTTATATTGATAATTAGCCCAAAACTTATCTAAGACCAATTTACTTCCAGGTCCCAGCAATGCATTTTTAGAGACAGGGTCACCTAAATTATGGTTTTTTTCACGATACAATTTTACTAATGGGGCACAGACTGATTTATAAAAAAATTGATCTATATCATCAAGCAAAAAACTTTGCGAAATATTACCTTCTAATTTGTTTTTAAAATCTATATTTTTAATTTTGCCAATATCAATAATCTTCCATAAATAATCAACAACTTCTTGATCCAATTTAACTTGCAAAAAAGGAGTAACTGGAGGATATATTGGTGTAACTTCCATTGCTAATTAAAATCAACAAAAATAATATCAAAATAAAATACAACTAATTGCCTAAACATTGCATAAACATCTTATATAGCTGTAACACAAACGGTCAGAACGATTGCTAAGACTGACTTCTTAAAGATATAAATAGACCTATGCATTTATGTCCTGAAAATACATTAGTGCCGATATATAAAAATGAAAGGGTAGAGCTGACCTTGATTCAACTAGGCAAAAAAAAGGAATTCCATCCACCTTAAAGCAATCAATAACATACTAAGACCATCACCTATCAATCCTAATCAACAAATGAGAACTTAAAGATGAGTACTTGGCCAAGAACGAGCCACATACTTATCGCTAAGTATAAATACTCATAAAATAAATATAATCTAATAGCAATATTTAATAAAGTTCTTTTTAATTTTCTCTATAAAAAACCAATAACAGTATAAAGCAGAAAGGCAAACAGCCTTCAAAGTTAAGAAAAAACAAAAACATGCAAATTTTCATATATTATTTTTTTTATA
The sequence above is drawn from the Prochlorococcus marinus XMU1408 genome and encodes:
- the glyQ gene encoding glycine--tRNA ligase subunit alpha, with amino-acid sequence MYFQDIISSLNKFWSDKGCLLLQPYDLEKGAGTMSPHSFLRAIGPEPWAVAYPEPCRRPTDGRYGDNPNRAQHYFQYQVLIKPSLDGIQEIYLSSLDVLGISAKDHDIRFVEDNWESPTLGAWGVGWEVWLDGMEVTQFTYFQQCGGLDCKPVSIEITYGLERLAMYLQNVESIWDLSWNKMTKYGQIWLPFEKGQCKYNFEESNSDNLRKLFEIYEEEAHQLITKKLPSPSLDYVLKCSHTFNLLEARGVISVTERTKIIARIRSLARKVAEAWVQEREVLGFPLCSN
- a CDS encoding putative 2OG-Fe(II) oxygenase, with product MEVTPIYPPVTPFLQVKLDQEVVDYLWKIIDIGKIKNIDFKNKLEGNISQSFLLDDIDQFFYKSVCAPLVKLYREKNHNLGDPVSKNALLGPGSKLVLDKFWANYQYKTEFNPYHNHSGVYSFAIWLKIPYDWEDQKKLPQYSEIKDKSIKAGCFEFEYDDTLGSIANYRYTLSSKFEGYMVFFPAKLRHCVYPFYKTDEPRISIAGNLSYLPN